Below is a genomic region from Marinobacter salarius.
CTTCGCCCGTCGGTTGTAATTGGCAGTGGCGGTTGGGCCGTTGCCCTGGTACTGGCAGCGGTACTGCTGATGCCCAGCGTGACGCCGGATAATATCAACAGGATTCCCATGGTCAGTGACGTGCTGAACGATTATCAGCGTGTCGCCCTTGAGGAGCTGCCTACCCAGGCCGGCAACTCGGAAGTGTCTCCGCCATTGCCGTGGGCAAACAGCCGGGTGCTGGCAACCTGGATGACCCGAGTGGGGGGCGAGCCTGCCCAGGCGTACGCCATACGCCAGGGCAACAGCCTAGTCATCCAGTATCGTATCTCGGAGCGCGTGTTCTTCCGGAATCCGGATGTGCGACAGGCGGTGGCCCGAGCCGGCGACTTTCGTACCCGGGCCGATCAGTTGGAGGTGCTCGGGCTACCCATGGAGGACTCGGGATTGCTGGTGGTTGCGCCAGCCGGGAATATGCCGGCGGTGAGCGAATCCACGACGGGGGCCTCCTGACACGCTGTCAACGGCGATTATTTGACCATGAAATACACTGAATCAAAATCAGGTTTGTCACGAATTCACGGCACCGATGACCACCGTCGGCAAGTGTTCTGAACAAACATCAACGAGGGAAAACCATGTCTGTTTTCGATGCGTCTTCAACGTCCCGCCGTGCACCCGAAAGTTCTTTACCGATAAGTCGCCGGCGCCTGCTGCTGGGCTCTGCCGGCGCCATGGCCTCCGTCAGTCTGCTGGGGCTAAGCCCCCTTGCCAGGTCGGAGGAACCCAAAACGCTGCCCGATTACGTGCGCTGGAAAAACGCCAATGACGTGATCGTGCACAGCGCCAACACCATCGAAACCGAGCGCGGCGCCATTGGCAGTGGTGTGGTGACGAACAGTGACAAACTGTATGTCCGTAACAACCTGCCAGCCCCCAATGCTGATATTGTGGCGGACCGGAACG
It encodes:
- a CDS encoding anti-sigma factor family protein, whose translation is MSDLKNTNTHEWSDLHAEIQDWLAGYADGELDEHHTALVEAHLAGCKTCQHDVERQRILSERLQMIPTPGLSADFDGRLDIALANAPAGGKRPSGRRRMTNLKRWLSSLRPSVVIGSGGWAVALVLAAVLLMPSVTPDNINRIPMVSDVLNDYQRVALEELPTQAGNSEVSPPLPWANSRVLATWMTRVGGEPAQAYAIRQGNSLVIQYRISERVFFRNPDVRQAVARAGDFRTRADQLEVLGLPMEDSGLLVVAPAGNMPAVSESTTGAS